A window from Nitrospirota bacterium encodes these proteins:
- a CDS encoding NAD-dependent epimerase/dehydratase family protein — translation MAVRKSAVEDLEMTAGRTMPPAMIAGASPSALYSEAQSWLAEDWQRVERDLGAQAASFYGRRVLLTGAAGFLGFNFLHFFSYLNKRRSPAQRPVQVLAVDNYLRGKSRWIVELSQEDRNIELRAFDITQPWPSDDAAFDFIVHGASIASPTFYRQYPLETLDANVTGLRNMLELARRARIRSMVFFSSSEIYGDPPAHEIPTKETYRGNVSCTGPRACYDESKRLGETLCYIYAQKHGVPVKIIRPFNNYGPGLRLTDKRVLPDFCADALADRDIVLYSDGKATRTFCYSSDALTGYLLALLSRHDGEAFNVGMEAPEISMYELSTLVSKTAGSARPPVCRPSSDKEYLTDNPQRRCPDLSKAKTLLGYQPKVDLQTGISRLIEWYKRFLALEEVIDHSR, via the coding sequence ATGGCTGTCAGGAAAAGCGCCGTGGAAGATTTGGAAATGACCGCTGGAAGGACGATGCCACCCGCTATGATCGCCGGCGCTTCCCCCTCAGCGCTCTATTCCGAGGCTCAATCATGGCTTGCGGAGGATTGGCAGCGTGTCGAACGCGACTTGGGAGCGCAAGCGGCATCCTTTTATGGCAGGAGAGTTCTGCTGACGGGGGCAGCGGGCTTTCTCGGGTTCAACTTCCTGCACTTCTTCAGCTACCTCAACAAAAGGAGATCTCCCGCCCAGCGGCCGGTGCAGGTGCTTGCGGTGGACAACTACCTGCGCGGGAAATCGAGGTGGATCGTCGAGTTATCTCAGGAAGATCGCAATATCGAATTGCGCGCATTCGACATCACGCAGCCCTGGCCATCGGACGACGCGGCCTTCGACTTCATCGTTCATGGCGCTTCGATCGCCAGTCCGACCTTCTACCGGCAATATCCGCTGGAGACGCTGGACGCGAACGTCACGGGGCTCAGGAATATGCTCGAACTTGCCCGCAGAGCGCGAATTAGGAGCATGGTGTTTTTCAGTTCGAGCGAGATCTACGGAGACCCGCCGGCGCACGAGATTCCGACCAAGGAGACCTATCGCGGAAATGTCTCCTGCACAGGTCCGCGAGCCTGTTATGACGAATCAAAGCGGCTTGGCGAGACGCTCTGTTACATCTATGCGCAAAAGCACGGGGTCCCGGTCAAAATCATTCGGCCGTTCAACAATTACGGTCCCGGGCTTCGCCTGACGGACAAGAGAGTGCTGCCTGATTTCTGTGCCGATGCGTTGGCCGATCGGGATATCGTCCTCTATTCGGACGGCAAAGCCACCAGGACATTCTGCTACTCATCCGATGCGCTCACCGGTTACCTGCTCGCGTTGCTGTCGCGCCATGATGGGGAGGCATTCAACGTCGGTATGGAAGCGCCTGAAATTTCCATGTACGAACTTTCAACGCTCGTTTCGAAGACAGCAGGAAGCGCCCGGCCGCCGGTTTGCCGCCCAAGCAGCGACAAAGAGTACTTGACCGATAACCCTCAGCGGCGCTGCCCCGATTTGTCCAAGGCGAAGACTCTTTTAGGATATCAGCCGAAAGTCGATCTGCAAACCGGAATTTCACGCCTGATCGAATGGTATAAACGCTTCCTTGCCCTGGAAGAAGTGATCGATCACAGCCGCTGA
- the rfbF gene encoding glucose-1-phosphate cytidylyltransferase: protein MKAVILAGGFGTRLSEETILKPKPMVEVGGKPILWHIMKIYAAHGIKEFIITLGYKGEMIKDYFLNFYSFNNDISVDLATGTTTIHNGGDTKVQTDWRVHLVETGLHTQTGGRLKRVKTWLGDDETFLFTYGDGVGDIDIESLIKFHKSHGKLATVTAVRTPARFGRMAFEGDHVRDFYEKPQSGEGWINGGFFVLNRRVIEYIEGDDTPWERAPSEQLAREGQMVGYRHYGFWSCMDTLREKNYLEELWLSGKAPWKIWK from the coding sequence ATGAAAGCGGTCATCCTTGCCGGGGGATTCGGCACCCGTCTCTCCGAAGAAACCATCCTGAAACCGAAGCCGATGGTCGAAGTCGGCGGGAAACCTATTCTCTGGCACATCATGAAGATTTACGCCGCCCATGGGATTAAGGAATTTATCATCACCCTGGGCTACAAAGGCGAAATGATCAAAGACTACTTCCTCAATTTCTACTCCTTCAACAACGACATCTCGGTCGATCTGGCGACAGGAACGACGACGATTCACAACGGCGGCGACACGAAGGTCCAAACCGACTGGCGGGTTCATCTCGTTGAAACCGGCCTCCATACCCAAACCGGCGGGAGATTGAAGCGGGTCAAGACCTGGCTGGGAGACGACGAAACGTTTCTCTTCACATACGGGGACGGCGTGGGAGACATTGATATCGAATCCCTCATCAAGTTCCACAAATCCCATGGAAAGCTGGCGACCGTCACAGCCGTTAGAACACCGGCCCGTTTTGGACGGATGGCGTTCGAAGGAGACCATGTCAGAGACTTTTATGAAAAGCCACAATCCGGAGAAGGCTGGATCAACGGCGGTTTTTTCGTGCTAAACCGCCGGGTCATCGAGTACATCGAAGGAGACGACACGCCGTGGGAACGGGCTCCGTCGGAACAGCTCGCCCGTGAGGGCCAAATGGTCGGATACCGGCACTATGGCTTTTGGTCCTGCATGGACACATTGCGAGAAAAGAATTACTTGGAGGAGCTATGGCTGTCAGGAAAAGCGCCGTGGAAGATTTGGAAATGA
- a CDS encoding UDP-glucose/GDP-mannose dehydrogenase family protein, with protein sequence MKVSIIGTGYVGLVSGTCLAACGHTVHCVDIRTDVVQKINSAVSPIHEKDLAPLLSKVVATGHMQATTDLHSAVRDSEVTLICVGTPTRGAEMDLSQMLAASRGVGAALATNSAYHVVTVKSTVLPGTTEGVVRKTIEEASNKPLGKGWGLCMNPEFLREGRAVEDFQCPDRIVVGASDEKTARTMLELYEPYDCPKLVTTPRTAEMIKYVANSLLATLISFSNEVGNLCAAVPGIDAREVWKGVHLDRRFCPVKADRDNPPGVLEYLWHGLGFGGSCFPKDVAALQGFGRRIGTPTAILDAVLTVNRLQPTKIVSLLEREITLSGGTIAILGLAFKPGTDDLRHSPALPVVKGLLARGAHVVVHDPVAMPGAKQERLFEDARFAPDWRTALKGCDACCLITSWPEYRAIRPADFVSLMNNPLVIDGRGMFDPHELAQAGVKWRGIGYTPES encoded by the coding sequence ATGAAGGTTTCGATTATCGGGACGGGTTATGTCGGGCTCGTATCCGGCACATGTCTGGCCGCCTGCGGCCACACCGTGCATTGCGTCGATATCAGGACGGACGTCGTGCAAAAGATCAATTCCGCAGTCTCGCCGATCCACGAGAAAGATCTCGCGCCGTTGTTGAGCAAGGTTGTCGCAACGGGGCACATGCAGGCGACGACCGATCTGCATTCAGCCGTTCGCGATTCGGAGGTGACATTGATTTGCGTGGGAACGCCCACGAGGGGAGCCGAGATGGATCTGTCCCAAATGCTTGCGGCTTCGCGTGGGGTAGGCGCTGCATTGGCGACCAACTCGGCCTATCACGTGGTGACGGTGAAGAGCACCGTGCTTCCGGGCACTACAGAAGGTGTCGTGCGTAAGACCATAGAGGAAGCAAGCAACAAGCCGTTGGGCAAGGGCTGGGGCCTTTGCATGAACCCGGAGTTTCTCCGGGAAGGGCGCGCGGTGGAAGATTTCCAGTGCCCGGATCGCATCGTGGTCGGAGCATCGGATGAGAAGACAGCGAGGACGATGCTCGAGCTGTACGAACCCTATGACTGCCCGAAGTTGGTGACGACGCCCAGAACCGCAGAGATGATCAAGTACGTCGCCAACTCGCTACTCGCCACTCTTATCTCGTTTTCCAATGAGGTCGGCAATCTGTGCGCGGCCGTTCCCGGGATCGACGCAAGAGAAGTATGGAAGGGCGTCCATCTCGACCGCCGGTTTTGCCCTGTAAAGGCTGATCGGGACAATCCTCCTGGTGTCCTGGAATATCTGTGGCACGGACTCGGATTCGGCGGGAGCTGTTTTCCCAAAGACGTCGCGGCGCTTCAAGGGTTTGGCCGCAGGATCGGGACGCCGACCGCGATTCTCGATGCGGTGCTGACCGTCAACCGGTTGCAACCGACGAAAATCGTGTCGCTTCTCGAGCGGGAAATAACACTGTCCGGCGGTACCATAGCGATCCTCGGGCTCGCGTTCAAGCCCGGAACGGACGATCTCCGGCATTCCCCCGCGCTCCCGGTGGTGAAAGGATTATTAGCGCGAGGAGCTCATGTCGTCGTCCACGATCCGGTCGCCATGCCGGGCGCGAAACAGGAGCGCCTCTTCGAGGACGCTCGATTCGCTCCGGATTGGCGAACTGCGTTGAAGGGATGCGACGCCTGTTGTCTGATTACCAGTTGGCCGGAGTATCGCGCCATTCGACCGGCTGATTTTGTAAGTCTGATGAACAACCCGTTGGTGATCGACGGCAGGGGAATGTTCGATCCCCATGAATTGGCGCAGGCCGGGGTCAAATGGCGCGGTATCGGGTATACACCGGAAAGCTAG